The following are encoded together in the Adhaeribacter arboris genome:
- a CDS encoding DUF3820 family protein: MPDLPQPNSDILLDLVRQKMPFGKYKNTTLCDLPISYLEWFHKEGFPPGKLGMQLSTIYEIKINGLTYLLEPIKKQLNQR; encoded by the coding sequence GCCGGACCTTCCTCAACCTAACTCTGACATATTACTGGATCTGGTACGCCAGAAAATGCCTTTTGGCAAATACAAAAACACAACTCTCTGCGATTTACCCATATCTTACCTGGAGTGGTTTCATAAAGAAGGTTTCCCGCCCGGAAAACTAGGCATGCAATTAAGCACGATTTACGAGATAAAGATTAACGGCTTAACCTATTTGCTGGAGCCTATTAAAAAGCAGTTGAATCAGCGCTGA